The DNA sequence TGCCGCGAAAAGCCTAGTCGGTGGACCAaacttccgaattcttttacaggagttagaaaaactgaagtaccgctgcaataagtgtgtgaatctgagaggagaaatgttgaataaaatcataattaacagatcctcctgtattttcttttatccaaaagccaggaagttttcagcacgTCCTCGTACATATATGACTGTCGTGTGTCTCCCTTTTCCCATTGTTCCACTATATTGCTAGGAAAGTCTGTGGAATTAGAGATTATAACTACATCATAACAGCGATTAATGCAGTAATCTCAGTTACTGTTTCACAGAcggttaatgtttttgttgttcatatttcAAAAGCAAAACAGAATTTATCTGAAGAATGCAGAATGCTAAAGTATTACAAAATGACATTTTGaaatctaataaatatttaataacgtCTTGACTCCATCGACTGTTGAGAAGGAGGAAAGTATCTTCTTAATTATCAGTGAATTCGAGTTTCATCTATTTacatggccatactggggcatcggcTTAAATGTTGAGCACTCTATATATAGAGTGTCCGTAGAATGCTCAACGCAGCGCAACCGAACAAATATTCTACTGCATGTAAGTCTTCGAGAAATCGTGGGACTATTGCCAAGAGGCGTACGCTTGCTTTCTAGACCTTGAAAACGCATGTGGCCCACATACTGTGAAGGGTTTTGCAGAAGTTTGGGCTTAATGGACAACTTCTGCTATCCATGAATGGTCAGATGTTTGTGTTCGAATAAATGGTGCTTAGCCGAAATCGATGAACGTGGGGGTTGGACTTCAGCAGGGCTGCATATTGTTATTCCACCCTTTCATAATTTTAATGAACTGAGTTGATATTCGTATCCGTAATAAAAGTGATATCACAATAGGTGGGCATGGGATCGGTTCGCTGATATTTGCAGACGATATATTGCTTCTTGGTTCATCAGAAGATAATTCCCAGCATGCACCGAATGCCACAAGGCAGGGATGAGAAATTAGTGCAGCGAAGTCTAATGCATTGGTTCTTCTCAAGAAAGTCTTTCCAGTGCATTCTGAATGTCAGCGgaacataactgaaacaagagaaaaagtCCAAATATCTCGAGACCGTATTCACGAGTGATGGGGAGCAGGAGGCTGAATTGTCGGTGTTGTTATGTGCCAGGTCCAGCATTTGATCGTCGGAAAACGTAAAATCGTCAGAAGACGTAAAAGTTGTAAAATTGTCAGACTTACTATATTCAATTCGATTTTCGTGCCTTATCCTCGCCTATGGTAATGAATGctgggtaatgactgaaagagtacaATCACGAATACATGCATCCGAAATGGGGTTCCTCTGAAGGATTTCTGTAGTAGCGTTACTTGCCcctaaaataaacaaatgcatcTAAATAATATCATtcctaaatttttgttttaaacaaaacCTGACTTGTGGACAAATACCTCTGAGCTGATTGAatggttaaaaaaatattcaaaacaaatataaGTGTAATGATATCCAagtagatattaaatatattctccaATAATAAATCACCAAATAAGGCATCCCTACATGATAGACTATTTAAATCGCCGGACGATCATAAAATTTCACccctacacattcatacatacatacatacgtacgtacatacatacatacatacatacatacatacatacatttgttgttgttgttgttggcactccgtcacttacgacgacgagggttccagttgatccgatcaacggaacagcctgctcgtgaaattaacgtgcaagtggctgagcactccacagacacgtgtacccttaacgtagttctcggggatattcagcgtgacacagagtgtgacaaggctgaccctttgaattacaggcacaacagaaacaggaagtaagagtgagagaaagttgtggtgaaagagtacagcagggttcgccaccatcccctgccggagcctcgtggagctttaggtgttttcgctcaataaacactcacaatgcccggtctgggaatcgaaatcgcgatcctatgaccgcgagtccgctcccctaaccattgggccattacgcctccacacatacatacatacatacatacatacatacatacacatatgagatagtgtgttcgattcccggatcggcctgtctgttgtgttcttgagcaatacactttatgtCACGTCACTTCaggtcactcagctgtagaaaggagttgcgacgtcactggtgccaagctgcatcagcctttacctttcccttggacaacatcgatggtgtggagagtggaggctggtatgcaagggtgactgctggtcttccataaagaacCTTACCCTGACctgtaactttctagatgcatgGTCATTCCTGGAAATCCGTGTATGTATAAAAGGAACATTGTGCACGGTGTAATATTAAGTAAAAACGAAAACGAATGGACAGCTCATGGCATCCCTACACGTGTTTCAATAGCATGGCTCATTCTAAAGAAGACTTCTTTGTATTAGTTAGGGACAGTTGCAACAGTGTGGACGAGAGCAAAGGAAGGGGTCAGGCTTGGAGACAGgggtagggaagaaactgtgaacCAGGAAGTCACGGATTGCTGTTTTCGGTTCATATATTGGCATTTACCGCTCAGAGAAAATTTGATAGTCAGTTACTGACTTGTAGTAAACCAAACGTTTATTCTTCATGGTGTGACAGCTGACCATTCAGCTTGATCTAAGATTTGGAAATCTGGCTCCAGGGCAAGACATGTTGATTGATAAGAAATAtagttttatcaaatatttctttaaaaagagtTATAAacgacagacatatatatgtaaggaataAGACTCCGCTACTAAATTATGAAACAAACTTGAACACGGTGAAATAGGCGAAAATTCTCATGTAACAGTGTAACAACAACGACCANNNNNNNNNNNNNNNNNNNNNNNNNNNNNNNNNNNNNNNNNNNNNNNNNNNNNNNNNNNNNNNNNNNNNNNNNNNNNNNNNNNNNNNNNNNNNNNNNNNNNNNNNNNNNNNNNNNNNNNNNNNNNNNNNNNNNNNNNNNNNNNNNNNNNNNNNNNNNNNNNNNNNNNNNNNNNNNNNNNNNNNNNNNNNNNNNNNNNNNNNNNNNNNNNNNNNNNNNNNNNNNNNNNNNNNNNNNNNNNNNNNNNNNNNNNNNNNNNNNNNNNNNNNNNNNNNNNNNNNNNNNNNNNNNNNNNNNNNNNNNNNNNNNNNNNNNNNNNNNNNNNNNNNNNNNNNNNNNNNNNNNNNNNNNNNNNNNNNNNNNNNNNNNNNNNNNNNNNNNNNNNNNNNNNNNNNNNNNNNNNNNNNNNNNNNNNNNNNNNNNNNNNNNNNNNNNNNNNNNNNNNNNNNNNNNNNNNNNNNNNNNNNNNNNNNNNNNNNNNNNNNNNNNNNNNNNNNNNNNNNNNNNNNNNNNNNNNNNNNNNNNNNNNNNNNNNNNNNNNNNNNNNNNNNNNNNNNNNNNNNNNNNNNNNNNNNNNNNNNNNNNNNNNNNNNNNNNNNNNNNNNNNNNNNNNNNNNNNNNNNNNNNNNNNNNNNNNNNNNNNNNNNNNNNNNNNNNNNNNNNNNNNNNNNNNNNNNNNNNNNNNNNNNNNNNNNNNNNNNNATCTTTAATAAGAGCGCCCCCTCTACAACGATGCTTTGGCTAAGAACGGGCTTACTGAGAAACTCACTATGTAGACGATCCCCAAACTCCCTCTCCTCACCTCAAGAGGATTAGGAAAGATTCATCAAATTCATAAATAACAGCCAGAGCAAaatataagaatatgaaaataatagttgaaaaatatcgttatggGTATATTGttgtaggtataaatatacctatatccTTATGTGTTAAGCGTATACGTTTTTTCTATcacttgtaaatttataataattttctccttcatatatGCGTTTTTGTTCCTATTATCTTTTTATTGTCTCCCCTACCCCGGGTTAGTTTTTGAGTAATGTAACTCTCTTGAATACACCGACCGATCCTGTCTGTGATCGTTGCTTTTTCTTTGTTAAGTCCTCTTTGGTTTCTTCTctgcttgtatgtacatttttatttaaatagtgTACCTTTTTCAAACATAGTCTCACCTATCACTTTTAgatcttgtaatatatatattttttcgtttttcaatattaatatgtatacgtataactctctatgggtttttttttctgctagtgTACCTGCTGTGTTATGTTCTACTATACACTCGTGGCCTTGTTTACATTATACTTCGTCTCGATCCGTTACTATTTCTTTAAACATATCCgttagattttaatttttatgttatagtttactgcacatatagacttgcatacactttgatatgtctgtttttttctctttcgtctctctcactattattattgttgttatttttctcttttagtacTTGTTTCTAAATATCCGATTTTCCCTATTACCCCATCtgtattctcccttattgtatctttgttttatttcattaaaccttttttgatgtccttccaaatATTACTCACACTGGTGAGAacgacaatgcataaatttaattataattactatgattataattgttttcttacatatttgtattgtcttttgaaacgtgcgtatgtattgaatccaattttgtattaaatctaattttgattcaacatctttttctcctccgtTCTTTATagttgtttatggtatatttatacctataacgatatttttcaactatatataNNNNNNNNNNNNNNNNNNNNNNNNNNNNNNNNNNNNNNNNNNNNNNNNNNNNNNNNNNNNNNNNNNNNNNNNNNNNNNNNNNNNNNNNNNNNNNNNNNNNNNNNNNNNNNNNNNNNNNNNNNNNNNNNNNNNNNNNNNNNNNNNNNNNNNNNNNNNNNNNNNNNNNNNNNNNNNNNNNNNNNNNNNNNNNNNNNNNNNNNNNNNNNNNNNNNNNNNNNNNNNNNNNNNNNNNNNNNNNNNNNNNNNNNNNNNNNNNNNNNNNNNNNNNNNNNNNNNNNNNNNNNNNNNNNNNNNNNNNNNNNNNNNNNNNNNNNNNNNNNNNNNNNNNNNNNNNNNNNNNNNNNNNNNatatatatatatatacatatatatagagagagagagagagaaatatatgtgtgtgtatgtgtgtgtgtgtatatataagtttgtttatGTATCATTTAGGGAGATGCATCAGTAAGATATCACTATAGGTATATAtcctataatataaatataacatacctGGCAAGTAGATGCTCCACCTTTTTTGAAATCTCCAGCACAGAGAACTCCATCAGAAATTTGCATCTTTGACTTTTTTTTGCATACATGATGGGGAACAGCTGGAAGATGCACTTTATATAACTGGTCAGGACTGTTTCCTTTATCTGAAAATAACACAGTTGAATGATGATTAATGTCGATTGACGCTGATTAAATTGAGATGATAAGAGCATTTGATGAAAATTTCATGATACTCACATTTGAAATTTCCCCATCCAGCAGCGATACATCTTCGGGTACCAAATCTTTCTCCATATTTGGCCAATTGTGCATAGCGGACACATCTATTTTCACGGACTGGCTTGGTCAAAGTCAGTATAGCAATATCGTTCTCTTTGAGGGtaaaacatacgtatatgttaGGCAGGCATATGAactgtttgtgaatatatatgtttcaatatatagatacagatatgtatgaGGTATATACAGACAATCGTGGAATATAGGCATAAGTTTATATGATAGCCATAaataacatatgtatgcatgtatgtatgtatgtatgtatgtatgtatgtatgtatgtgtcattgttcagttttatttcaagatttcttgccaacagagaaagaaccggtttctaaccaagatccaaggatccttcattggaatttcaacatcaacaacagggtatttttgtatgtatgcatgtatgtatgtatgtatgtatgtatgtatgtatgtatgtatgcagatttgtatgttttgctttatgtatatattctcatgcatatagttgcatatctagatgtatgtatgtatgcatgcatgtatgtatgtatgtatgcatgtatggatggatggatgtactaGGTGCGATGACTGggacttttggaacagtgcagtgacatcTTATTCAAGAGCTGGTATAACTCTCAATGTCCATATTTGGTGCTACCCATCTatgatcttccatatgtatatcactgacTATCTCTCCTGTCATACGTCTTTCAAAATCTCTCAGTAGCTCAAATGTTTCACTGATGCTGTCTTCCTGGTGTAACACCACTGAACTGCCTCAAGTTCCGCTATTAATTTCATACAGTGGGACGACCATAGTTGAGAGTAATATTCTGTTTAAATGTACTCCATAAGGACCAGCAGAATTTCTTGGTctcttgttctgaaagttctcGGAGTCCATCCGGCCATTCGCCTGCACATTGCCAACAGCTTGGTAATATGTACATGAAACGACGcatcgttgctcatatcaatccgAGATCAAGCGCTGCGTTTGACTCTGGGATTGCCGATCCTTTTGTCCAAAGTATCTTCGTTGTGGCATGTTAGCAAAAGCCGACTGATAGCTGAAGGCTTGGAATTTGCGTGCATTAAATTGCTCGTTGTTTTCTGTTGCCCATTTATATGTGGTATCTAGGCCTTTCTGTAAAAGATTAgcatcagcaatgtcattgacTGCTTGTGTTAACATTAATGTCGTCGGCGTAGTTAGTAAGTGTGGCTGTTTGTGTAGCCGGTGGAATATCCGAGAGAGccatcacaaacaacaacagtcCCAAGACAATTCCCTGAGACAACCCGCTCATTATTACTACCTCCTTGGATAAGACTCCACTGGCTGCCATAGCCTAGCTTCTGTTTTTTAAGAAGTCATGTAACCATTCTCTTAGTTTTCTGCCTATTCAGAGTCCTAGTAGCTCGTGAGATATTTTTTGCAATCAACCTTATGAAAGGCCTTTGCAaaatcgagatatatcacatccaagTTTGAGCGATTCATTAGTTTTTTTCAATACCCATTCAAAATGCTGCATGAACTGTGTATGACAGCTTCTTCTTGAGCGGAGGCCTTACTGTGTGTCAGGGAGTCACTCATTATCTTCTAGGAACGTGATCAGCTTCCTCCTCAGAAATCGTTCTATGACTTTGGTGACATGAATTTAGAGTGACaggcctataatttttagcatctacCCTCCTTCCTTCTTTGCGGATAAGAGATTTTATACGTTTCTTTAACTTCTTTGGAAGCCTACCATCTGAAAGGAAGCTTCGGAAAAGGATTTGCAGTAGTCTTAATAGACCCCTTTACATTTTTAGGAGGAATGCTGGGAATCCACCAGGGCTTGTAGTTCAGTTTAagctcatttcatttcataaatgGCTGACATTGCATCAGTTTCCTCTATTTCGAAGAATTGCCATCGATAGTTGCCATCCATTCGTGTCGAGCTACGGTGTCGAAAAACTCATCGGGTAGAGTAATTTATACAGTATATGACTACATATATGCCAGTTATATTTATTCGATAGAGGTGTAtacgatatacatgtatacatgatagatatacacatataactcaTTGTATAACATTGTATAACATTGTATAACAATATAAGTAACTTGTTTGTCGCAATGTAGATGTTGCAAAATCAAACTCTAGTATCAGAAAATGACAATCTTAtagctgtcgtcgtcatcatcattgtaagtTGCAGTAGATCTAGAGCTAGCAATGAGTACTAAGGAGATGTAATGTATATAGTATTTTGCACAATGCTTCAGGTCTGATGAGTATATCTTGAATGTTTGGATAATGCAAAATGCaatgaatttgaaagaaaaatgtcgGCTTTTAAACATGTATTACAGAAACACTGAACTGAAAACAAGAATTAATAGTTATCGCATATTGACACGAAATCGCAATTGATGAAACACCGATATTTACTGATATGTGGTAAGGTGAAGAaagaatttataagaaaatatctgaaaacGTGATAATCGTAATACTTACGAATCAGGTATGGAGTATGTACGTATCCACTATGTTTCAGAATTCTTCTTGCAGTTGTTGACTGAGAACCAGGACTCCATTTGTTATTGGAACCAATATTTACTTTAACCTTTCTGACATTTCCTACtctaaaatcaaatcaaatatggCAGATCTTTAGCAGACAGTAATTTCATACCGTAATATACTTGAAACTGTCCTCTTGGATATTAAAGTATCTGACCATTCATTAAAGTATTGTAACATAACTCTCTTATATTGCAGTGTAATTATTAAACGTTGATATCTATTTAAATGTTGCATTtcgggttgtgtgtgtgttatcaaaatatatttgtataagtgtgGTTGGTCTGAACGATATTAAGCACATAGAAAGTAAATTGTACTATCAATATACTCAACAAATGGAAAATGTTCAGGGATTGAAGGGGTGTATTCATTCGCCTCAGTATATTTTCAAGTTGAAAattgtatatatctttatctaaatattcGCATTTATTTATGGTGAAAATCAATATATTCCaaaaatgttgaaaacaaaaCTCAATACAAATTTTAGCCTGATATTAAAGCTAGTTTATATGTTGCTATTTACGTTAACAAATTCTTTTCAAACTCCATGTTATAAAGCACAGAAACTAAAATTTTTTCATTAACATTAAGTGATGTAATATAAAGATGGGAAACGtcattttataatgtatatacttaCAGGCAGTGAGTTGCTGTCAATACGTGTTTAGAATCAATCAAAATACCTCCACATAAGCTAATCCTGTTATCTGACGGGTAATCAAATATTTTGAGGTGGACAATGGAAGGAAACTCGCATTCTTTTGCTGGAGATCCACCGTCGATCTTTCTTTTAGGTGCTGAAAGAAAATcacaaaacgaaataaatatatattcctagATAAATCATTCTTCAATGTctgccatatatatttattgctatattttaaaTGGTCGTAATTTTGTAGGTGTCATGAATTAAtaacataacttttttttattgcattaaaTTTGTAATGTAGAATTTACTGATACAGGTAAAAAAATTGGTATCGGTAAAATGGTCGGTATCAACACCAGCTTCGAAATATTCGAAACCGTAACACCGATAGAGAAAAGACAGGACTTACCAGCAAAAACTGAAGCAACCGTAACAAGTAGACAACAGAGAGACAACATGGTGATTCTAAATGTTCAGTTATTAGTGTAGAATAATTCTGCTGAAGCTTGAGTTATGGCTTGTGTGGTATGAGTAGGTAAGTATCATTATGAAAACGTCTTTGaggaagaaacagctgtaattatTCGTCAATGTttgaataataaatcaaaaaagcaACAGAGAATGTCTTAATGTAAAGTAATTTATGATATCATGTGATATATAATCAATACAATTTTAGGTTATCTCACTAAAGTGTTGTTCTAATTTCTATTGAACGTGTATTGTAATCTTTTGAGGTGTATTGTAATATATCTTCAAAGTAGTTCCCATATTTTTAAATGTACGTAAGAAATAATTACCATATGTCTGATAAGATACATTTTATTGCGTTGACCACTCAAATGATTTCTCTTGAAGATTGATCTATCTGATATTATTCCTTCACcagttattttaaaatgattgatGAGTTTGTATTAATGTTGTATAGTGATttcttactttaaaatatttcctgttaGTTAATAAATGTAGATATGTCGAGACTAATGTCTTCATCTTCGTTGTAATGGTCACAACTTTTTGGCCGTTTTGTCCTTCGGTCTTTTAGGTTTCTGTCGTATTCCGTAATCTTCAATACGAAATACAAGTTTCGAACAGAAACTCTTATTGGACCTATGCTTATAGATTGTCCTCATTTCAATATTCATGTCGGGACTTTTCTCGCATTAGTTACTCTTCTTATATGTAATGTCTCTTGATCGTTCCTCTTCGAACGAACTGTTTATTATTGTTTGCGTGAGCCAGAGATACAACTCACGCTCGTTTGTTCGCCTACGATACCGAACACTATATCAACGTTTATCTTCAGTGTCCTGTAAGAGagagtggagacgcaatggcccaatggttagggcagcggactcgcggtcataggattgcggtttcgattcccagaccgggcgttgtgagtgtttattgagcgaaaacacttaaaagctccacgaggctccgtaggggatggtggcgaaccctgctgtNNNNNNNNNNNNNNNNNNNNNNNNNNNNNNNNNNNNNNNNNNNNNNNNNNNNNNNNNNNNNNNNNNNNNNNNNNNNNNNNNNNNNNNNNNNNNNNNNNNNNNNNNNNNNNNNNNNNNNNNNNNNNNNNNNNNNNNNNNNNNNNNNNNNNNNNNNNNNNNNNNNNNNNNNNNNNNNNNNNNNNNNNNNNNNNNNNNNNNNNNNNNNNNNNNNNNNNNNNNNNNNNNNNNNNNNNNNNNNNNNNNNNNNNNNNNNNNNNNNNNNNNNNNNNNNNNNNNNNNNNNNNNNNNNNNNNNNNNNNNNNNNNNNNNNNNNNNNNNNNNNNNNNNNNNNNNNNNNNNNNNNNNNNNNNNNNNNNNNNNNNNNNNNNNNNNNNNNNNNNNNNNNNNNNNNNNNNNNNNNNNNNNNNNNNNNNNNNNNNNNNNNNNNNNNNNNNNNNNNNNNNNNNNNNNNNNNNNNNNNNNNNNNNNNNNNNNNNNNNNNNNNNNNNNNNNNNNNNNNNNNNNNNNNNNNNNNNNNNNNNNNNNNNNNNNNNNNNNNNNNNNNNNNNNNNNNNNNNNNNNNNNNNNNtctctctctctctctctatatatatatatatatatatagatagatagatagatagatagatagatagatagatagatagatagatagatagatagatagatagaaggaaaatacacacacattacatagttttaatacaatttttactatattttatattgtgtttgtcgaccggtttcgctttcggtaatcatgatattaaaatttatttacatacgtatTTTCGTAAGAAAAATTTGTTTGTCCATGTTATAGGAAATACCTACTCCATTAGATAGTAACAGGCAGAATACAAAAGTCGAGATTTCTTCATATCAGTAGAATGACAAAAAAAGTAAATtggtgaaaaaatataatttagtattAACAATAAAACTTTCTAATTAAACAAAGACGTACACATTAATTTTAAAACGGAATCACGAGGTAATTACCGTCTAACCGTAAATATTTGGGTACctattatataaatgtaacagAATCTGTAATTCTGCTAAACTTAATGAATTTTAAGGAATTTCCGAGACgagaaatatcattattatagaaTGATAGGATCGATCTATTGTCCACCTCATTGTGATTACAGTCATAATGTCGGACCCTTCAAACTATTTCCTGAAGCCTGTCGTATTTCGTAACGTTATTGGAATATCGAGCCGAACCCTTCATTACACCCAAAGGGGCAAGATTGTTTTCATTCTGTTGTTCATATCTGAGATCTTCTCCTCTTTGTATTCTCCTAATTGTGGAGTCGCTTTCTCTTTCTGCTTCAACTTGACTGTAGAGTGTTTGGGCGATACAAGGAGTGAATTCCTTGATCAACTATAATACTACACTTAAATTTTTATCAACGCTTATAACCTGTCTTATTGTTTCACGAGATTGTTAACCAATGGAAATTAGAGGGTTTAAGTCTTTCTAAAACAAATGTTTCTATATAGTATTCATCGCTAACATAGGACTACGAAGGAAGCTATCACATAACAGCGTATGCACTAGTTAGTCCAGTGTATCTTCAAGTGATGTTACTTGTCTGAAATATCCATGAGTATCACATGTAAAAACACTTACAAATGGGAGAGTAGTCCCAATATGTATATCGAAATAAATGCAAAGTGCAGGCATGGATTTAATACAAGATCCGCTTCGAAACTTATATTTCGTATTGAATACGGAATGCAACGGAAACCTAAACAGACTGAAGGACAACATAGCTGAAACGTTGTGACTATAACAATCAAGATGGAGGCACTAATCCTAACATATTTGCGTTTATTAATTAACAGGAAATGTTTTTAAGCAAGAAATAACTATACAACATTGATATAAACAGattcaacattttaaaatgaCAGGTGATGCAATAATATTCAGCTGGATCAATCTTCAATAGTAATTATTTGAGTGGtcaacacaataaaatatatctcaTCACACAAAAAGTAATTGCCTTTCTTTTTCacgtacatatagaaatatgggAGCTATTTTGAAGATGTATTAATTTAAGATATT is a window from the Octopus bimaculoides isolate UCB-OBI-ISO-001 chromosome 25, ASM119413v2, whole genome shotgun sequence genome containing:
- the LOC106877614 gene encoding kallikrein 1-related peptidase b3-like translates to MLSLCCLLVTVASVFAAPKRKIDGGSPAKECEFPSIVHLKIFDYPSDNRISLCGGILIDSKHVLTATHCLVGNVRKVKVNIGSNNKWSPGSQSTTARRILKHSGYVHTPYLIQNDIAILTLTKPVRENRCVRYAQLAKYGERFGTRRCIAAGWGNFKYKGNSPDQLYKVHLPAVPHHVCKKKSKMQISDGVLCAGDFKKGGASTCQLCSADIQNALERLS